Proteins from a genomic interval of Oncorhynchus clarkii lewisi isolate Uvic-CL-2024 chromosome 13, UVic_Ocla_1.0, whole genome shotgun sequence:
- the LOC139423744 gene encoding neuronal pentraxin receptor-like isoform X1 → MKFVVVLVGAGSVVFLGAVICIIASVYPRKAAAPQDLSDNATLSAEPLFSLDSVAHAGPLGALHGAESYEGGGGGGLGLGGPSTLNELSPGEVTGGGGGAPKQFSFSRLICTPIPAGECKAKSMKQQADDPSLYVDEDWSYLRTTADDLRQTVVQQNGQILIDQRTIRELSGKLSECETGLEDGSPGHSERSLGAWVGNRRLMAGDDVSSSAAVQLQTARAVEELERAILNLKDRIEKLELEIGPAALNLSVETPSPSAGVGVSSGIATKVQGSPSSASTTGGGSVSSGSRKAPGGPGRGGGGPWKDLEGELERKIEMLEKERKALRKETQTHHKQIDQGIDTLHHRIAELEQSLTEYNYPDGYVLSFPVRTRYMYGLVRREMPEMYAFTACVWLKVKEGGIGTPFSYSVPGQPNELVLLQGIHNPVELLINDKVAQLPLSLAQGVWEHICLSWTLRDGVWKAYQGGKLKGRGEGLAAWHPIKPGGVLILGQEQDTLGGRFDASQALVGELSQFNLWDRVLKPAEVSALAACSLGTLGNVAPWTDQDVEVYGGATKEAVDPCNQPPRASPSSSPKQ, encoded by the exons ATGAAGTTCGTTGTAGTCTTGGTCGGTGCTGGTTCCGTGGTTTTCCTCGGCGCGGTCATCTGCATCATCGCCAGTGTTTACCCGCGGAAAGCTGCCGCGCCCCAAGACCTGTCCGACAACGCGACTCTGTCTGCTGAGCCCTTGTTTTCCCTGGACTCGGTGGCTCACGCCGGTCCATTGGGcgctctccatggtgctgaatcctACGAGGGCGGCGGAGGAGGCGGCTTGGGGCTGGGGGGTCCCTCCACTCTCAATGAGCTCAGCCCCGGGGAGGtgaccggtggtggtggaggggcgCCGAAACAGTTCAGTTTCAGCCGGCTCATCTGCACTCCGATTCCCGCCGGAGAATGCAAGGCCAAGAGCATGAAGCAGCAGGCGGACGACCCTTCACTCTATGTGGATGAAGACTGGAGCTACCTCCGGACCACCGCGGACGACCTCCGGCAGACGGTGGTGCAGCAGAACGGCCAGATACTCATAGATCAGCGGACCATCCGTGAGCTGTCGGGGAAACTATCAGAGTGCGAGACCGGCCTGGAGGACGGGAGTCCCGGGCACTCCGAGAGGAGCCTGGGGGCCTGGGTGGGCAACCGCCGACTCATGGCCGGGGATGATGTGAGCTCATCGGCCGCTGTGCAGCTGCAGACCGCTAGAGCCGTGGAGGAGCTAGAGAGGGCCATTCTCAACCTGAAAGACCGCATCGAGAAACTGGAG ttGGAGATCGGCCCTGCTGCCCTGAACCTCTCCGTTGAGACTCCATCCCCCAGCGCCGGTGTGGGCGTCAGCAGTGGCATCGCTACTAAAGTTCAAGGGTCACCGTCATCAGCATCAACGACAGGAGGCGGTAGTGTCTCCTCGGGGAGCCGAAAGGCCCCTGGGGGCCCTGGCCGAGGAGGCGGAGGCCCCTGGAAGGACCTGgaaggagagctggagaggaaGATTGAGATGCTGGAGAAAGAGCGGAAGGCGCTGAGGAAGGAGACACAGACACATCACAAACAGATAGACCAAGGGATTGATACTCTACACCACCGCATTGCAGAGCTGGAACAGA gtCTGACAGAGTACAACTATCCAGACGGCTATGTCCTCTCCTTCCCCGTGAGGACCAGATACATGTACGGCCTGGTGCGGAGAGAAATGCCTGAGATGTATGCCTTCACCGCCTGCGTCTGGCTCAAGGTGAAAGAGGGGGGTATTGGCACCCCCTTCTCCTACTCCGTCCCGGGACAACCCAACGAGCTGGTGCTGCTGCAGGGGATACACAACCCTGTAGAGCTTCTTATCAACGACaag GTGGCTCAGCTGCCCCTATCCCTTGCCCAGGGTGTGTGGGAGCACATATGTTTGAGCTGGACCCTCAGAGACGGGGTATGGAAGGCCTACCAGGGGGGGAAGCTGAAGGGGCGCGGAGAGGGGCTGGCCGCATGGCACCCCATCAAGCCAGGAGGAGTGCTCATTCTGGGGCAGGAGCAG GACACGCTGGGCGGTCGTTTCGACGCCTCCCAGGCCCTGGTTGGGGAGCTCTCCCAGTTCAACCTGTGGGACAGGGTCCTGAAGCCTGCTGAGGTATCCGCTCTGGCTGCCTGTTCCTTGGGCACACTGGGCAATGTGGCCCCCTGGACAGACCAGGACGTGGAGGTCTACGGAGGGGCCACCAAGGAGGCTGTGGACCCCTGCAACCAGCCACCCCGGGCCAGCCCCAGCTCTAGCCCTAAACAGTGA
- the LOC139423744 gene encoding neuronal pentraxin receptor-like isoform X2 — protein sequence MKFVVVLVGAGSVVFLGAVICIIASVYPRKAAAPQDLSDNATLSAEPLFSLDSVAHAGPLGALHGAESYEGGGGGGLGLGGPSTLNELSPGEVTGGGGGAPKQFSFSRLICTPIPAGECKAKSMKQQADDPSLYVDEDWSYLRTTADDLRQTVVQQNGQILIDQRTIRELSGKLSECETGLEDGSPGHSERSLGAWVGNRRLMAGDDVSSSAAVQLQTARAVEELERAILNLKDRIEKLELEIGPAALNLSVETPSPSAGVGVSRGGGPWKDLEGELERKIEMLEKERKALRKETQTHHKQIDQGIDTLHHRIAELEQSLTEYNYPDGYVLSFPVRTRYMYGLVRREMPEMYAFTACVWLKVKEGGIGTPFSYSVPGQPNELVLLQGIHNPVELLINDKVAQLPLSLAQGVWEHICLSWTLRDGVWKAYQGGKLKGRGEGLAAWHPIKPGGVLILGQEQDTLGGRFDASQALVGELSQFNLWDRVLKPAEVSALAACSLGTLGNVAPWTDQDVEVYGGATKEAVDPCNQPPRASPSSSPKQ from the exons ATGAAGTTCGTTGTAGTCTTGGTCGGTGCTGGTTCCGTGGTTTTCCTCGGCGCGGTCATCTGCATCATCGCCAGTGTTTACCCGCGGAAAGCTGCCGCGCCCCAAGACCTGTCCGACAACGCGACTCTGTCTGCTGAGCCCTTGTTTTCCCTGGACTCGGTGGCTCACGCCGGTCCATTGGGcgctctccatggtgctgaatcctACGAGGGCGGCGGAGGAGGCGGCTTGGGGCTGGGGGGTCCCTCCACTCTCAATGAGCTCAGCCCCGGGGAGGtgaccggtggtggtggaggggcgCCGAAACAGTTCAGTTTCAGCCGGCTCATCTGCACTCCGATTCCCGCCGGAGAATGCAAGGCCAAGAGCATGAAGCAGCAGGCGGACGACCCTTCACTCTATGTGGATGAAGACTGGAGCTACCTCCGGACCACCGCGGACGACCTCCGGCAGACGGTGGTGCAGCAGAACGGCCAGATACTCATAGATCAGCGGACCATCCGTGAGCTGTCGGGGAAACTATCAGAGTGCGAGACCGGCCTGGAGGACGGGAGTCCCGGGCACTCCGAGAGGAGCCTGGGGGCCTGGGTGGGCAACCGCCGACTCATGGCCGGGGATGATGTGAGCTCATCGGCCGCTGTGCAGCTGCAGACCGCTAGAGCCGTGGAGGAGCTAGAGAGGGCCATTCTCAACCTGAAAGACCGCATCGAGAAACTGGAG ttGGAGATCGGCCCTGCTGCCCTGAACCTCTCCGTTGAGACTCCATCCCCCAGCGCCGGTGTGGGCGTCAGCA GAGGCGGAGGCCCCTGGAAGGACCTGgaaggagagctggagaggaaGATTGAGATGCTGGAGAAAGAGCGGAAGGCGCTGAGGAAGGAGACACAGACACATCACAAACAGATAGACCAAGGGATTGATACTCTACACCACCGCATTGCAGAGCTGGAACAGA gtCTGACAGAGTACAACTATCCAGACGGCTATGTCCTCTCCTTCCCCGTGAGGACCAGATACATGTACGGCCTGGTGCGGAGAGAAATGCCTGAGATGTATGCCTTCACCGCCTGCGTCTGGCTCAAGGTGAAAGAGGGGGGTATTGGCACCCCCTTCTCCTACTCCGTCCCGGGACAACCCAACGAGCTGGTGCTGCTGCAGGGGATACACAACCCTGTAGAGCTTCTTATCAACGACaag GTGGCTCAGCTGCCCCTATCCCTTGCCCAGGGTGTGTGGGAGCACATATGTTTGAGCTGGACCCTCAGAGACGGGGTATGGAAGGCCTACCAGGGGGGGAAGCTGAAGGGGCGCGGAGAGGGGCTGGCCGCATGGCACCCCATCAAGCCAGGAGGAGTGCTCATTCTGGGGCAGGAGCAG GACACGCTGGGCGGTCGTTTCGACGCCTCCCAGGCCCTGGTTGGGGAGCTCTCCCAGTTCAACCTGTGGGACAGGGTCCTGAAGCCTGCTGAGGTATCCGCTCTGGCTGCCTGTTCCTTGGGCACACTGGGCAATGTGGCCCCCTGGACAGACCAGGACGTGGAGGTCTACGGAGGGGCCACCAAGGAGGCTGTGGACCCCTGCAACCAGCCACCCCGGGCCAGCCCCAGCTCTAGCCCTAAACAGTGA
- the LOC139424390 gene encoding chromobox protein homolog 6-like, whose product MELSAVGERVFAAEAILKRRVRKSRLEYLVKWKGWALKHSTWEPEENILDDRLIAGFEQKERERELHGPKKRGPKPKNLPAKARGAQKRETSTPRAPRSTSSSSPRAPPSSFPSASPAPSPKLNSLAATHKLKKDIRRCTSMSRRPLPRPDPLASPGSFSGSSGFPSRPPVSPFSETVRILNRRVKPREVKRGRIILNLKVIDKPGSGGGGRGGGGNRRAPSGSMSLQGGRQNIPSRNRIIGKRSGEAPYRPFQPMLGFPMYGKPFGLQCGGPGPLHLPHSATGSSTGTSGARDTQPPPFPSSSSGSTTPAQNHPTPPGPATGASASGLAPNLSTQALASSAQSTPSHPPELQKNQNAEQGPNPLLPSLSFASGSSSSSFDEEEDDADALDLSSPQEGKRKLRRRRRQKRQPPSVSTASPPHPPAARACPLTSNPQRVPAEGDPDWHPEMVASSANVVVTDVTTNLLTVTIKEFPSPSSRPSSPQPIHPENTTSSSPQLKNPPQPKP is encoded by the exons ATGGAGCTCTCTGCGGTCGGGGAACGCGTTTTCGCCGCGGAAGCCATTCTGAAACGCCGCGTTCGCAAG TCTCGCCTAGAATACCTAGTGAAATGGAAAGGATGGGCACTGAA ACACAGTACCTGGGAACCAGAAGAGAATATCCTGGACGACAGACTGATCGCAGGATTTGAACAGAA agagcgtgagagagaactCCACGGACCAAAGAAGCGAGGACCCAAACCCAAAAACCTTCCTGCCAAG GCACGTGGAGCCCAGAAGAGGGAGACCTCCACCCCTCGAGCGCCTCGCTccacttcttcctcttctcctcgaGCCCCTCCATCCTCCTTCCCCTCCGCCTCTCCAGCGCCCTCCCCTAAACTCAACTCCCTGGCAGCGACACACAAGCTGAAGAAAGACATTCGCCGCTGCACTAGTATGTCCCGCCGCCCCTTACCTCGCCCCGACCCCCTGGCCTCTCCCGGATCCTTCTCCGGCTCCAGTGGGTTCCCCTCGCGGCCCCCCGTCTCCCCCTTCTCAGAGACCGTCCGCATCCTCAATCGTCGCGTCAAACCACGCGAGGTCAAACGGGGTCGCATCATCCTAAACCTCAAGGTCATCGACAAACCAGGAAGTGGAGGCGGAGGAAGGGGCGGCGGGGGTAACCGGAGGGCGCCATCCGGCTCCATGTCCCTCCAAGGGGGTCGTCAGAACATCCCCTCCCGAAATAGGATCATagggaagaggagtggagaggctCCGTACCGGCCCTTCCAGCCCATGCTGGGGTTCCCCATGTACGGGAAGCCGTTTGGTCTCCAGTGTGGCGGCCCCGGACCTCTACACCTTCCACACTCAGCTACAGGCTCCAGCACAGGGACCTCAGGGGCTAGGGACACCCAGCCACCCCCCTTTCCATCCAGCTCCAGTGGATCCACCACACCCGCCCAGAACCATCCTACCCCTCCTGGACCCGCCACTGGGGCCTCTGCCTCTGGGTTGGCTCCCAACTTGAGCACCCAGGCTTTGGCCTCCTCTGCCCAGTCTACCCCTAGCCACCCCCCAGAGCTCCAGAAGAACCAGAACGCTGAACAAGGACCaaaccccctcctcccctccctctcctttgcTTCtggttcctcctcttcctcctttgatgaagaggaggatgatgcTGATGCTCTGGACCTTTCCTCACCtcaggaggggaagaggaagctTCGCCGTCGGCGCCGGCAGAAACGCCAGCCGCCCTCCGTCAGTACcgcttcccctcctcacccccctgCCGCCAGAGCCTGCCCCTTGACCTCCAACCCTCAGAGGGTCCCCGCCGAGGGCGACCCCGACTGGCACCCGGAGATGGTGGCGAGCAGCGCCAACGTGGTCGTGACCGACGTCACCACCAACCTCCTCACCGTCACTATCAAAGAGTTCCCCTCCCCCTCATCCCGCCCCTCCTCCCCCCAACCAATACACCCAGAAAATACCACCTCCTCCTCACCCCAACTGAAGAACCCCCCACAACCCAAGCCATAG